The Bifidobacterium animalis subsp. animalis ATCC 25527 genomic interval ATGGTTCATCCAACACCAGCACTGACGGATCGCAGGCGATGATTCCGGCGATGGCGACCAGCCTCTGCTGGCCGCCTGACAGTTCGAACGGATTCCTGTCGTGCAGGTCAGACACGCCGGCGAGCTCCAAAGCCCAATCGACGCGTTCACGCACCTGTGCCGCATCCAAACCCTGGTTGGTTGGACCGAACGCCACATCGTCGGCCACCGTTCCGGCGAATAGCTGGCGTTCGGGGTGCTGCATCACAAATCCGAGCACTCGACGCAAGCGTCTGCGCTCGCGTCGTCTCGCTCGCGTCACCTCGATGCCCTCCACCACGATTCGGCCGTCGCGCGGTTTGTCGAGCGCACACAGCAGGCGTGCGAATGTGGTCTTCCCGGATCCGTTCGGGCCCATGATGGCCGTCAGGCATCCTCGTGGAATCCGTAGATTCATATGGTTAAGCACGTCCGCCGATTCCCGCTCGTAGCGGAACGACACGTTATCGAACTCCACGGCGGTTAGGGCGGCCCCAATTATGGCGGCATGCTCGGTGTTGACATGTCGGGCCAACGCGTCGAGCTGGGCGAACGTGGTCACACTGGGGCAATGTTGGTCGTATTGCGGCGTGTGCCGTGCGCAATCCTCACTGGTGATCCTGCCGTGCTCGATATGCACGATGCGATCGGCATGCCGCAGTTCCTCGGGCAGGTGCGAGACGATCAGCAAGGTCGTTCCCGATGCCTGGATGCGGTCGAGCAACGCCAGCACCTCGGCGCGCGCCTGCGGGTCGAGCATGGCGGTGGGTTCATCGAGCACAAGCAGACGGCTGCGCATGGCGAGCATACCGGCGATGGCGATGCGTTGTTGCTCACCGCCGCTCATATGCGTGGGGTCGGCCCCCCATGCCGCGAGCATATCGACGCAGGCAAGTGAATCATGCACCCTCGCTCCGATCATATCGGAGGGCACATCGAGGTTCTCCGGGCCGAATGCCACATCGTCGGCGGTCACCGTTGTGACGATCTGATCCTCGGGATTCTGGAATACCGCGCCGATGCCACGCCGTGCACATGCATACGCATCGGCGTCGGCACCACCTTCGTCGGTGAACACCGTGTGCCCCATGAGCGTCACGGAACCCGTGTCGGGCGCGCTGAGTCCGGCCATCACACGTAACAATGTGGATTTCCCCGACCCGTTCGCACCGACGATGCACACGCGCTCGCCGGCACGAATGCCAAGGTTCACATCGTCGAGTGCCCATGTCGCGCCGCCGTCATAGGAGAATCCGACATGCCGAAGTTCGATCTGGAATCCCGTGTCGCTCATCGGGTGAGCAGCTTGCAGACTGGGCGGTAGCACAGGAAGCTCACGACGCCGTTGATTACGAATTTGAGCAGATTGAACGGCAGCAGAATCGGCACGATCATCGAGGCGACTTGCTGCATGCTCATATGCGCGTAGAGCGGGGTGATGAACAGATTGCCCACGATGGCCGCCACGAGTGCAACAGCGGCGCCGAAGAGAATGCCGGTGAGCGCACCTGCGCGTGTGGGGCGCTTGCGGTAGATGAAGGCGACCGGCAGCGAATATCCGAGCGCCACGAGAATCGCCATCACTGCGCCCAGCGGGTTGACGAACAGATGAGGCACGAACCCGAGCACGCTGACGATGACCGCACCCGAGGGGCCGAATGCGAAGCCTGCGAGAATGCAGACGATGCCCGATGGGTCGTATTTGAGCCAAGGTGCGGCGGGCATCAACGGGATCTCGATGAAACTGACCGCCATGGCGAGCGCGACGAACAGCGCATACATGGCGATGCGCTGCGTGGACCAACGTCCACGGTCTGCCGTCCCAGTGGAGTGACTGCTGGAGACTTGGTTGGTTGAAGTCGAATCTGGGTGTGAAAAAACACTCATGTGAGCTCATTTCTTTCATCCGGACTGTAACCGTTGGCCCTGGACTCGCACCAGATCCACCGCTTGCGCGGGTTGCGGGCTCCGCATGCGGGCAGGGCCCGTTGCGCTACCGCCAGTAAGGAGTTTCACCTTCCCTGAAATTGCACTACCCATGTATAGTCCACCGCACGGATTTGCCGAACCGTTATCCACAATATGGGCGATATCGGATGGGGCGCGGCCCGTATCGGCCGCCTATTTGTTAATGCGATGTATTAATAATGAATCGCCGGAACGGCAAACGATTGCTTTCCGATGCCTACCAATTGTGTACCGTATAAGGAAAATCAAGCTATCCAGCGTTTTCATGTCCGACAAATACGCCACAATATGGGGTATGGGGCATGCAACGAGTGCACGCCTCGGATTCGAACGGCAAGGGAGATTGCAATGATTGACACTGCACAAGCATTCGGCGTTGACATCGGTGGCTCGGGCATCAAGGCCGCCCCGGTGAATCTGGAGAAGGGCGAATTCGCCGAACCCCGCCTGAAGATCCTCACCCCCGAGCACTCCACTCCCAAGGCCGTGGGAGATATCGTGCGCCAGCAGCTCGAGCATTTCGAAGTGCCCGAGGACGTGCCGGTGGGCATTGCGTTCCCGGCTCCGATCAAGCCGGGCAAGAAGCTCGACTTCATGGCGAACCTCGATCAGTCGTGGATTGGTGTGGACGTGACCGAGGTGTTCTCGGAGGCATGCGGTCGCCCGGTCACCGTGGTCAACGACGCGGACGCGGCCGGTCTGGCGGAACAGGCGTTCGGTGCGGCGGCAGGCCAGGAGGGGCTTGTCATCGCCACCACCCTCGGCACCGGTATCGGCACCGCTCTGATCTACGATGGCGTGCTCATCCCCAACACCGAGCTCGGCCACATCCAACTGCCGAAGGGCAAGGGCGATGCGGAGAAGTATGCGGCATCTTCGGTCCGTGAAAAGCTCGACATGGGCTATAAGAAGTGGGCCAAGCGCCTCACCAAGTACTACGGTCTCATGGAGCTGTACTTCAGCCCCGAGTTGTTCGTGGTCGGCGGTGGTGTGAGCCGCGTCTCCGAGAAGTTCCTGCCGTACATCGACATCAAAACCCCGATCGTCGCCGCCAAGCTGCATAACGAGGCGGGCATCGTGGGTGCCGCCTACTACGCCAGCCAGCAGTCGGCCAAGTAAGTAGGTCGCATTACATTCATGCAAGGTTGGAGGCGCCATGGGATCCCATGGCGCCTCCAATCGTATTCGCCCTGATATGGACGACGATGGGAGTAGTATTATGTCGTGCGTTTTTCCAGCAGAATCGATGTGAGCCAGCCGAATCCAATCGCCGCGTGCGAAGCAGAGGCCAAGGCTCGTGGGGTGGACCTCGACAAACTCAATGACTCGAATCCCACGGCGCACGGCCTCGCGCCGCAATTGCTCCCGCAGGTGTATCGGGCACAGCCACGTGGCCAGATGGAGGCACGGCGTCGCCTTGCCGAGGCAATAGGATGCCCGGATCCGGAGCGACTGTATTTGCTCAGTTCCACATCGCAGGCCTATGCATGGCTCATGATGTTGCTATGCAATCCGGGGGAGACGGTGCTCGCGCCGAAACCGGGATACCCGCTCATCGAGTCGATCGCACGTCTCTGCGGCGCGAAGACGGTGGAATACCAATTGCAATTCGACGGTTCCTGGTACATGGACATCCCGGCATTGCGGGCCATGCTGGAGCGCGACAGGCAAGAGGCGCGACACATCCGTGCGCTTATTGTGATCAATCCGAACAATCCGACCGGCCAATACGTCAAAGCCGGCGAACGGGAGCATCTCATCGAACTGTGCCGCGAGTTCGACATCGCACTCATTGCGGACGAGGTGTTCTTCGACTATGCGCTGGAGCCATTCGAGGGCAACAGAAGATTCGCTGGCGAGCGCGGTGCGCTCACGTTCGCGCTCGACGGTTTCTCGAAGCGTCTCGCCGCGCCGCACGCCAAGGTGGGTTGGATCGAGATCAGCGGTCCCGACGACGATGTTCGGGAGGCGATGCGCCGGCTCGACGTGATCGCCGATGACTTCCTGCCGATGAGCGAACTCATTGCCGAACGCATGGATGACATGATCGCTAAACTCGACAGTCAACATAACCGCGTGCAGGAGCGCATCACACGGAATCTGGAATCGTTGCACCGGCTGCTCGATGCGGACGATCTCGGTGTGGTGAGCGTGCTCCGCGCCGAAGGAGGATGGAACGTGCTGCTGCGCTTCCCTTCATTCATCGACGAGAACGAGCTGGTGACGACGATGATTCGCGACAATGCCACGTCCGGCCAGCCCGGCTACTTCTTCGACATGGAAGCCAATGGGTATTTGGCGATATCACTGCTGCCGGAACCGGACCGGTTCGACGCGCATGTGCGTCTGGTGCTCAGTGCCGTGCGTCACTGTGTCGAGGAGATCTGACGGTATTTGCTGCGGATGAGCTGTGCATAGTACGCCGATGCACTCGCCGGCTCGCCGTCGAATGCAATCTCACCCTCGTCCATCACAACGACACGCGTGATGTTGAATTCGTCATTGCGGATGAGATCGACATTATGCGTGGCGAAGACAACCGGCTTGCCGCAGGTGAACAAACGGCGCGCGACATGCCGCGAACTGATCTCATCAAGCCCGCGCATGGGCTCGTCTGCAAGCAGCACACCCGGATTGGCGGCATATGCGCGGGCGATGGCGAATAGGTGCAACTGCTCGCCATCGAGTTCGTCGAGCGGGGTGCGCATGTTCGCGTCCAATGAGAACTTCGCGAGTGCGTCACCGGCGATCGCCAGACGCTGTACGGTGGTGAGCCGGTATTTCCTGAGCAGTTCATCGATGGATTGCTCGATGCTCACATTGTGCCGCAATCGGTACAGATCCGCCTCACGTTGCACGGTGCCCACAATGCGCTGAATCTGCGCCCTGCCGCCATGCGACGCATCGTAGCTCCTGCCATCGGCCTCGACGACGATCTTCCCGGAACTCGGCGTGAGCGTGCCGTTCATGAGGTCGATGAGCGTGGATTTACCAGCTCCGTTGAGTCCTATGATCGCCGTGTTGCCGTTTGAACATGACAGATCGAGTGAGATGTCGCGCACGCCGTACGTCTGAGCATCGTATGCGTATGTGGCATGGTCGAAGCCAAACCGAACCTTCTGCGGCGGTGTTACGGGTCTGGTCGTTTTGAACAGCGATGTGAGCAATCCCATGCCGAACATTGTAGTCTGCAAATATGTGCATGGTGGCCTACACGCAGAACGAACAGCGGAGGGCGACTGCATGCCGCCTCACGGCAGCAACGTGAACCATGAACGCACGTCGGCGAATCTCGAGGGCATGATGTTGATCATGGCGTCATCACGACCGATGACGAACATGGAGGCCAATGCGAGCATGATGGCATACACCAGCACGATGACGAAGACCACACGCCAGATGGGGCGCCGTTCCACAAGCCATGCCATCACCGCCAACGCGCACAGCATGACGAGCCAGGAGAAATCCGCCAAATACCGCCACGCGAACCCACCCACATAGGCATCGAACACGAGCAGCACCATGGCCAGGGCGAGCATGGAGGTCAGCGTGGCATACAGTCTGCCGAGCGGGCGTCTCATGAACGGGACGGCGAAGGCCAACAGGGCGAGCGGCATCAGCACGAACAGGCCGGCGGGCGTCGTCTCGGTGAAGAACCAGGTGGGCGTCGGTGCAGCCGTGAGCTCAAGCCATGGGAAGTCATTGCCAAAGGTGAGCGGCAGAAACAGGTAATAGCACAATGCGCGTGGCATCTGCGAGAGCGGCGTGTGGAAGTCGGTCATGTTCGCCACAGTGATCTGGTAGGCATTGCCGAAATCGGTGAGCGAGCCGAAGCGCATGGCGTTATAGGCAATCACCGGAATCACGATGAGCATGGCAGGTATGATGAGCGCGCACAGGAAACGCAACGCCTGAATGCGCATGGCACGTTCCCTCCATGTGGATGCGCTGAACACCGCGCGCACCTGCGGGAAGAACAGGGCAATGGCAAGCAATGCCGTCAATGCGAAGGTGGGGCGACAGCCGACGGTAGCGGCGATGCACAGCGCGCCGAATGCCACATGCCGAAGGCTCAGTGAGGGGGAGTCATCCGCGGAATCGGAACACCCCAGCGTGCATGTGCGTTTTCGCGTGACGGGGGCGCCGAGCCAAAGCCACATTCCCAGGAAGGTCAGGCACAGGCCGGAGGCGAAGGGAATCGAATAGAAATTCGTGCGATGCCAGAAATACAGCAGGTTCGAACCGAGCACGAATGCAAGGCAGGAGAGCGCGCAGGTGGCCACGCTCACCTGCACCGGCATGCGTTTGAGCAGGCGAATTACCAGCAGGCAGCCGAAGATCGCTGCACCGAGCATGAGCAGCATGTCGGCGCTCGCATTCGGCAACATGAGACCGCCGGGAACGAACAGCGAGGTGATGGCACGGTAGGGCAGGAAGAGCAGCAGCGCAGGAAGCACACCGAAATAGGAATACCAATGGCCATCGTGATATGCGTAATCCCAGTAGATGTGCGTCACGCCCTGCTCGAGCAGATGGTCGCGCGCAGCCGTGTCATAGGGGTTATGCAATTGGGCGAACTGTTCCGGCACGGGAAGATCGAGCCACGCATGGCCGTTCATGAGAGCTTGTGCGACATGGTCGTATTGGTCGTAGTCGTAGGAGTATCGGCCCGGGGTATGGTATGCCATCGGTGCGGCCCCGGCGATCTGCCAGTAGATCTGGACAGCCGTATAGCCGGCGAGCGCCAGCGCCCCAATGGTGAATGCGCCACGTTGCAATCGCGAACCGGTGTCGAGTGGCATGAGCCACAGGCGGCTTCTGGGTGAGAATGCGATAAGCAAGGCGGCAAACGCGGCCATGAGCAGCACCTGCGCCCAGTTCCAGCTGAACGGTACGCGTGCGTTGGCGTCAAGGCCCACGATCGGAATGAGGGAATCGGTTGCCTCCTCGATCCACAGGCGCACCGTGTGGTCACCGTTAGACTGCGCATGCCGGGTTTCGGAATCCTGGTAGGGCAGGTAGGTGGAGCGCGGGGCATCGACGGCAACGGTCTGCATGCGACCTCCGTCAAGCCGCACATGCACAAGCTCGCGGTAGAGCTCGTCGCGTTGGGCCTGGGTCATGGTCGTTCTGGCGCGGGCAATGTCATTCGGCGAGGTCATGAGCACCTGCGCGTAGGGTGATGAGCCATTCGAAGACACGTCAACATATGCCTTGGTTGCATCGGTGACCCGCAGCAGACCGGTGCCATGCAATGCGAGGCCTGGGCCGAGTGCCACCAGCGGATTGGCGGCGCCGTTCGCCCCCTGCTCGATCAACGATTGCGAGGCATTGGCAGGACGCGCGGAGTGTGAGCGCAGGCATGCGAAATTGAATACGAGGCATTCCACGAGCACAATGACGAGCGCGGCGACGAGCGCGGCGATGAGCGGATGGGTCCGGCGTGCAGGTGTGTTCACATGCGTCATTCTAACGGCATGCGAGTAACTGCCGTGACGTTGTGCGGGTAATCGGCAGACACATTGCGCCTTGGCGTGTAGATTGGAACACATGACAGGCACGAATTCGAACACTTCCGACCCGCGGCCACGCAAGCCGGCGCGATGGCTGAGGAACCTGGGTGTCAATGCGGCCAGATATGCGCGTCAGGTGGAGTCGACGGCGCAAAGCATGTTCGCAGGCGCGCTGCCCATGCATAACATGTTCACGCCGACTCCGACGAATCCGCTGCTTGGCGTCAAAATGCCGTCGGCGGAGACGATCGTGCTCAATCCGCTGATGCGCCGCCGGTCGTTCTCGGTGGACGGGACAGGACTGCCGTTCGATCGCGTCGGTTGGGTGCAGATGCCCGGCCTGCGCAGATTCGCCCTCGGCTATTTCACTTCCCATGGCCGTTTTGGCACGCTGGCGATGGCCGATGACACAGGCGCCGTGTATATGACCGGCGACCTGTATGCGAACCTCGATGTGCGCGAACCGGATCTGGAGCTTGACGTCACCGATTCGCTCGTGACCGATGATGATTCCCGATTCGGCGGGACGAAACCGGCGCACATCGCCACCGTGGAGGGTTCGGCACGAGCACTTGTCGGCGATATTCAGGGTCGTGACGGCAACGGACGCATGGCCTGGCTCGCTCGTTTCCTCAAATCGGCGAACCGGTATACGATTGAAAACGCCCGTGCCGAATTGCCTGCACGCCTGCGCACGGATCTCGAATACCGAGATCTCATGGCTGTGTGCTTCTTCCACCTCTATCTTGCGGTGTCGGTCAATGGCGGTCTGCAGGGATATGGCGCCGGCAACATCATTTCGAATTTCCGTCGATTCTCACCGCTCGCAGCCATTCGCACCAGCGTGGCGCAGACGGACACGGCACGTGCGCATCGCATGCGGGTGAGTGGTCTCGAGGAGTATTTCGCCGACACGATGAGACGCATAGGCGTCATGGGCGACCTGTCCGAATTGGAGGCAGACCATGGCAGGGAGCCGCTGTATATGATCGAATCGTCCGTCTCCCATGCGCGTTTCCTCGTATGGGAGAAGCGCATGCCATATGATGCGATGCTCACGAGCCTCAAGCTCGAAGGGGCGGTCAACCGGTTCCTGCTGATCGACAAGTGGCTCGATTACAATGCCGCCCACAGCGAACAGCCGATCGAAGACACCGTGACGTTCAAACAGGTCGCCCGCATCGACCGCCGTCTATTGCGCAATCCATCGCTGTCCGCCTTGCCGCCGACCCATCCGGTGCATATTCTCGATGACCCCGAATGTTTCCGCGTAGACGATTACCTGCATTTCGGCAGAGGTATGTCGCTGTCTGCGTCGCTCGACGCCTCACAGGCCGGCATTGCCGTTGACGTCCGGCATCTCGCCGGCAGCGAATGGATATACCGGCATGCCCTTGCAAATGCAGTCAATGCCCTATGGCTGCCCTTCAGATTCGACACGGATTTCCGTTCGAACCTGCAGCAAGGTGAGGTGTCCTTCGCCTTCACCTCGGCGAGTCGCACACTTATGCCCGACGAGCTCATCAACATGCGATCCGGCGCCATGACCGAACTTGATGAGGCCGAGCGTTCGCGGATCAGTGCGGAATACAATCTGCAGATCGGACTCATTTTCGCCTCCCTCGCATTCGGTGCCAGCGAGCAGGTCAGATGCGTCTCACTGCGCATGGATTCCCTCGGATTGGAGGAGGCCGTATACGAGCGTGACAACGCCATCAAGACGCTCATGGACAACGCGATGACGCAAATCTCCGATCTGACGAATCTTGAGGATTTCACCGCGCACGCCGGTCAGGGAAGATTCGGCGAACGCGGGAGCGCCCTGTTCTCCGACCCGGAAGAAACCTCGGGAGTCGGCGACGATGAGCATGATGGGGTTCAGACGCAGGACATGCAGGCCGATACCGACTTCGACCGCGAATTGCGCGACCTGCTCGAGCACGACGGATCCACATCGTCCGATGAGACGACGATGCATCATGCCGAATCGGAGGACGACACAGTGCAATCCCTCCTGAACGTGGACGAGG includes:
- a CDS encoding energy-coupling factor transporter ATPase, producing the protein MSDTGFQIELRHVGFSYDGGATWALDDVNLGIRAGERVCIVGANGSGKSTLLRVMAGLSAPDTGSVTLMGHTVFTDEGGADADAYACARRGIGAVFQNPEDQIVTTVTADDVAFGPENLDVPSDMIGARVHDSLACVDMLAAWGADPTHMSGGEQQRIAIAGMLAMRSRLLVLDEPTAMLDPQARAEVLALLDRIQASGTTLLIVSHLPEELRHADRIVHIEHGRITSEDCARHTPQYDQHCPSVTTFAQLDALARHVNTEHAAIIGAALTAVEFDNVSFRYERESADVLNHMNLRIPRGCLTAIMGPNGSGKTTFARLLCALDKPRDGRIVVEGIEVTRARRRERRRLRRVLGFVMQHPERQLFAGTVADDVAFGPTNQGLDAAQVRERVDWALELAGVSDLHDRNPFELSGGQQRLVAIAGIIACDPSVLVLDEPCAGLDTSASRRIEHLMQTLRDRGVTIILICHDPDQVDRLADQVILFGNDQQALDHADSGGEIQREALSPTDTGYSWVSGLDPRVKIVCLLTVMCAAFAMNTWAQLAVGVLLTAALWAASRVGFTGLLHSVRGFLALFTVMGALNIGVVHTGDVLVRIGPLPITTGGVSVAIIYTVRFAIVLILGALLLETTTPTRLTAAFSSLLSPLRRLHWHTQETALVLSLALRFVPTLTQEALSIRDAQAIRGGSIESGSLPQRVNAMCATIIPVFAGAIRHANNLSLALQARSFEEGRPRSIWHVMRIRGRDIVLIAFTVATLAAIIAMNVFTI
- a CDS encoding ECF transporter S component, with amino-acid sequence MSVFSHPDSTSTNQVSSSHSTGTADRGRWSTQRIAMYALFVALAMAVSFIEIPLMPAAPWLKYDPSGIVCILAGFAFGPSGAVIVSVLGFVPHLFVNPLGAVMAILVALGYSLPVAFIYRKRPTRAGALTGILFGAAVALVAAIVGNLFITPLYAHMSMQQVASMIVPILLPFNLLKFVINGVVSFLCYRPVCKLLTR
- the ppgK gene encoding polyphosphate--glucose phosphotransferase; protein product: MIDTAQAFGVDIGGSGIKAAPVNLEKGEFAEPRLKILTPEHSTPKAVGDIVRQQLEHFEVPEDVPVGIAFPAPIKPGKKLDFMANLDQSWIGVDVTEVFSEACGRPVTVVNDADAAGLAEQAFGAAAGQEGLVIATTLGTGIGTALIYDGVLIPNTELGHIQLPKGKGDAEKYAASSVREKLDMGYKKWAKRLTKYYGLMELYFSPELFVVGGGVSRVSEKFLPYIDIKTPIVAAKLHNEAGIVGAAYYASQQSAK
- a CDS encoding pyridoxal phosphate-dependent aminotransferase, giving the protein MRFSSRIDVSQPNPIAACEAEAKARGVDLDKLNDSNPTAHGLAPQLLPQVYRAQPRGQMEARRRLAEAIGCPDPERLYLLSSTSQAYAWLMMLLCNPGETVLAPKPGYPLIESIARLCGAKTVEYQLQFDGSWYMDIPALRAMLERDRQEARHIRALIVINPNNPTGQYVKAGEREHLIELCREFDIALIADEVFFDYALEPFEGNRRFAGERGALTFALDGFSKRLAAPHAKVGWIEISGPDDDVREAMRRLDVIADDFLPMSELIAERMDDMIAKLDSQHNRVQERITRNLESLHRLLDADDLGVVSVLRAEGGWNVLLRFPSFIDENELVTTMIRDNATSGQPGYFFDMEANGYLAISLLPEPDRFDAHVRLVLSAVRHCVEEI
- a CDS encoding ATP-binding cassette domain-containing protein, with the translated sequence MFGMGLLTSLFKTTRPVTPPQKVRFGFDHATYAYDAQTYGVRDISLDLSCSNGNTAIIGLNGAGKSTLIDLMNGTLTPSSGKIVVEADGRSYDASHGGRAQIQRIVGTVQREADLYRLRHNVSIEQSIDELLRKYRLTTVQRLAIAGDALAKFSLDANMRTPLDELDGEQLHLFAIARAYAANPGVLLADEPMRGLDEISSRHVARRLFTCGKPVVFATHNVDLIRNDEFNITRVVVMDEGEIAFDGEPASASAYYAQLIRSKYRQISSTQ